In Panulirus ornatus isolate Po-2019 chromosome 40, ASM3632096v1, whole genome shotgun sequence, a single window of DNA contains:
- the LOC139761500 gene encoding calcium-dependent protein kinase 4-like, protein MLRRELSESGIPEVDHRLVEKAEREGLFLGEGSFGSCYRIDGLDGVPLCVKILLGDHLDYQCESLLQEARQMVRVKDIVGMIRLVGVSLWPKPAIVTVYAGTSLSLLLHDGKVSRMNAVKIITQILHIMTEMTKANLAHADLKTNNIVVEETSTEPRVTIIDLGMTQKFGYKPGWRREEKNPLYAPEIYDGCCLGPPTQVYQVGRVLKSIFKHAPVEDEELQSLAKKATGIAADRPKLSTIFKRAKQLLVSEYLRSVLERPDDNVRPQKRTRVDDAIDAPNPKRANVV, encoded by the coding sequence ATGTTGAGACGTGAGCTTTCCGAGAGTGGCATCCCTGAAGTGGACCATCGACTGGTTGAGAAGGCCGAAAGGGAAGGACTGTTCTTGGGAGAAGGTTCCTTTGGATCCTGCTACCGAATCGATGGACTTGATGGAGTACCCCTGTGTGTTAAGATCCTTCTGGGAGACCATTTGGACTATCAGTGTGAGTCGCTGTTGCAGGAAGCAAGACAAATGGTCAGAGTGAAGGATATTGTAGGAATGATAAGACTGGTGGGTGTTTCGTTGTGGCCTAAACCAGCTATCGTCACAGTTTATGCTGGAACATCTCTCTCATTGCTCCTCCATGATGGGAAGGTTTCCAGAATGAATGCAGTCAAGattatcacacaaattcttcatatcATGACTGAAATGACAAAGGCAAATCTTGCCCACGCCGACTTGAAGACAAACAATATAGTCGTAGAAGAAACGTCCACCGAGCCCAGGGTAACTATCATCGACCTGGGCATGACACAGAAATTTGGGTACAAACCTGGGtggagaagagaggaaaagaaccCCCTGTACGCCCCTGAGATCTATGATGGCTGTTGTCTAGGCCCACCGACTCAAGTGTACCAAGTAGGGAGGGTACTTAAATCTATCTTCAAACATGCTCCGGTGGAGGATGAGGAATTGCAAAGCCTTGCAAAGAAAGCCACCGGCATAGCAGCAGATCGCCCAAAATTGAGCACTATCTTTAAAAGAGCAAAACAGTTGCTGGTGAGCGAGTACCTCAGATCAGTGCTGGAGAGACCAGACGACAACGTGAGGCCTCAGAAGCGGACAAGAGTTGATGATGCAATTGACGCTCCCAACCCAAAAAGAGCCAATGTGGTTTGA